In the Leptotrichia sp. oral taxon 847 genome, one interval contains:
- a CDS encoding hemolysin family protein, translating to MSEGNLLLQIVIIIILTGINAFFSAAEMSIVSVNKNKIKILIEEGNKKAILLNNLLNEPSKFLSTIQVGITLASFFASASAATGLSHYFSDFLKKFNVPYTSQLSMILMTFLLSYITLVFGELIPKRIALRDSEKISLRTIGVIVFVSKIFSPFVKFLTLSTNLVLTILRMKEDNIEEKVSKEELRSLVEVGQEHGVINEAEKEMIENIIVFDEKIAREIMIPRTKVFLVDKNISIQKLFENKEIERYSRIPVYEEEADNIIGVLMTKDLMIEAYKKGFDNVNIANLVQEAYFVPETKNVNELFNEMQSEKKHIAILIDEYGGFSGIVTLEDLIEEVMGNISDEFDDEDLTITKLPFSKNKYLVNGEISLNDLNDNFHFNLESKYYDTLNGLLIEKLGYIPEDSENIEPIQIDNIVFKPQKVKNKKIEKIIMTLNNKQKNEKQEEEKKENE from the coding sequence TATTTTAACTGGAATTAATGCCTTTTTTTCCGCTGCGGAAATGTCCATCGTTTCAGTTAATAAAAATAAAATAAAAATTTTAATTGAAGAAGGAAATAAAAAAGCAATATTATTAAATAATTTACTCAATGAACCAAGTAAATTTTTATCAACAATTCAAGTGGGAATAACTCTTGCAAGTTTTTTTGCTTCTGCATCAGCTGCAACTGGTTTATCGCATTATTTTTCTGACTTTTTAAAAAAATTTAATGTTCCGTATACTAGCCAGCTTTCTATGATTCTAATGACTTTTTTGCTTTCTTACATAACTCTTGTTTTTGGAGAGCTTATTCCAAAGCGAATTGCACTTAGAGATTCCGAAAAAATCTCACTTCGCACTATCGGTGTGATTGTCTTTGTCTCAAAAATATTTTCACCATTTGTGAAATTTTTGACACTGTCAACAAATTTAGTTTTGACTATTTTGAGAATGAAAGAAGATAATATTGAAGAAAAGGTTTCTAAAGAAGAACTCCGTTCGCTTGTGGAAGTTGGACAGGAACACGGTGTAATTAATGAAGCTGAAAAAGAGATGATAGAAAATATAATTGTGTTTGACGAAAAAATTGCGCGGGAAATTATGATTCCAAGAACAAAAGTTTTTTTGGTTGACAAGAATATTTCAATTCAGAAATTGTTTGAAAATAAAGAAATTGAGCGTTATTCAAGAATTCCAGTCTATGAAGAAGAAGCTGACAATATCATAGGTGTTTTAATGACAAAGGATTTGATGATTGAAGCATACAAAAAAGGATTTGACAACGTAAATATTGCAAATTTGGTGCAAGAAGCCTACTTTGTACCGGAAACTAAAAATGTGAATGAATTATTTAACGAAATGCAGTCTGAAAAAAAACATATTGCTATTTTAATTGATGAATACGGTGGTTTTTCGGGAATCGTTACTCTGGAAGACTTGATTGAAGAAGTTATGGGAAATATATCCGATGAATTTGATGATGAAGACTTAACAATAACAAAATTGCCATTTTCAAAAAACAAATATTTAGTAAACGGGGAAATTTCCTTGAATGACTTAAACGATAACTTTCATTTTAATTTAGAATCTAAATATTATGACACATTAAATGGACTTTTAATTGAAAAGCTGGGGTATATTCCAGAAGATTCAGAAAATATAGAGCCAATACAAATTGACAACATTGTCTTTAAACCACAAAAAGTTAAAAATAAAAAAATTGAAAAAATCATTATGACTTTGAATAACAAACAAAAAAATGAAAAACAAGAAGAAGAGAAAAAAGAAAATGAGTAA
- a CDS encoding transglycosylase domain-containing protein — protein sequence MEMKKAEKKEKVKKPKKKFRFLPFLFKVFLFFCVIGVGALAYLVYTVNRDTPVDLIDGYAPVSPSVIYDMNGNQIDTIMVQNRDPIGIGDIPEDVQNAFLAIEDRKFRSHHGIDFVRTAKAIFLTVTGKRREGGSTITQQLAKNAFLSPEQTVSRKLKEAILAIEIERKYTKDEILENYLNTIYFGQGAYGIKNAAIKYFNREPKNLTIAQAAILASLPKSPTKYSKLKYALERQKIVLHQMREYGFITDEQYNDAINEKIAFKNGDIKSRNEEEQISTSNVAPEFTTIVLSELRKILKISEEDQKFLFDGYKVYATVDLDLQRAAYKAFNSNYNLKTRAGLNGALYSIDPSNGFVKAMVGGKNYKKGNFNRAISSLRQPGSSFKPIVYLAALQKKMTMASVMEDSPVKINNWSPKNFDGSYRDSMTLDKAIEISNNIIPVKLLQYVGIPKAEKVWRDAGVVGGDFPKNFTLALGSISTKPSDMAMFYAALANGGYQVEPQYIYKVENKYGEVIYEAKPKMKKVYDSKDVAVLTYMLENAVNYGTGQSAKVFKNGQLIPMAGKTGTTSDYVSAWFTGYTPTLATVVYVGNDDNKSMGTGMTGGSAAAPIWKNYMQSVVDLPNYNVGVFEFIDDYIKRKDLTTREIDLENGLLDTDGVNKRTMLFKAGTEPIEYDNKFRGGIRF from the coding sequence ATGGAAATGAAGAAAGCAGAAAAAAAAGAAAAAGTAAAAAAACCGAAAAAAAAATTTAGATTTCTCCCTTTTCTTTTTAAAGTTTTTTTATTTTTTTGTGTAATTGGAGTTGGAGCACTAGCATACTTAGTTTACACGGTAAACAGAGACACACCGGTTGACTTAATTGACGGATATGCTCCAGTTTCACCTTCGGTTATTTATGATATGAACGGAAATCAAATTGACACAATAATGGTTCAAAATCGTGATCCAATAGGGATCGGAGATATTCCAGAAGATGTGCAAAATGCTTTTTTGGCGATAGAAGACAGGAAGTTTAGAAGTCATCACGGAATAGATTTCGTCCGTACAGCTAAAGCAATATTTTTGACAGTAACAGGAAAACGTCGGGAAGGTGGAAGTACGATAACACAGCAACTTGCAAAAAATGCGTTTTTATCACCGGAGCAAACTGTGTCAAGAAAATTAAAAGAAGCGATTTTGGCAATAGAAATTGAAAGAAAATATACAAAAGATGAAATTTTGGAAAATTATTTAAATACAATTTATTTTGGACAAGGTGCTTACGGAATAAAAAATGCAGCAATCAAATATTTTAACAGAGAACCTAAAAATTTAACAATTGCACAAGCAGCAATTTTAGCAAGTTTGCCAAAATCTCCGACAAAATATTCAAAATTAAAATATGCGCTTGAAAGACAAAAAATAGTCTTGCATCAAATGAGAGAATATGGATTTATAACTGATGAGCAATATAACGATGCAATTAATGAAAAAATTGCCTTTAAAAATGGGGATATAAAAAGTCGAAATGAAGAAGAACAAATTTCAACTTCAAACGTTGCGCCAGAATTTACGACAATTGTGCTAAGTGAACTAAGAAAAATTTTGAAGATATCCGAAGAAGATCAGAAATTTTTATTTGATGGTTACAAAGTTTATGCAACTGTTGACTTAGACTTACAAAGAGCTGCATATAAAGCATTTAACAGCAATTACAATTTAAAGACTCGAGCAGGTTTAAATGGAGCGCTATATTCAATAGATCCAAGCAACGGATTTGTTAAAGCGATGGTTGGAGGAAAAAATTATAAAAAAGGAAACTTTAACCGTGCTATAAGTTCATTACGGCAACCAGGTTCGTCATTTAAACCAATAGTGTATTTAGCAGCACTCCAGAAAAAAATGACAATGGCAAGCGTGATGGAAGATTCACCAGTAAAAATTAACAATTGGTCGCCTAAAAACTTTGATGGAAGTTACAGAGATAGCATGACGTTAGACAAAGCAATAGAAATTTCAAACAACATAATTCCTGTAAAATTATTGCAATATGTGGGAATTCCTAAAGCTGAAAAAGTCTGGCGAGATGCTGGAGTGGTTGGAGGAGATTTTCCTAAAAACTTTACATTGGCACTAGGGTCAATTTCTACAAAACCTTCAGATATGGCGATGTTTTATGCGGCACTTGCAAATGGAGGTTATCAAGTTGAGCCACAATATATTTACAAAGTTGAAAATAAATATGGTGAAGTCATTTATGAAGCGAAACCTAAAATGAAAAAAGTTTACGATTCAAAAGATGTGGCAGTTCTTACATATATGCTAGAAAATGCTGTAAATTACGGAACTGGTCAATCGGCAAAAGTATTTAAAAACGGTCAGTTAATCCCAATGGCTGGAAAAACTGGAACGACTTCAGATTATGTATCAGCTTGGTTCACAGGTTACACACCAACTCTTGCGACAGTCGTGTATGTCGGAAATGATGACAACAAGTCAATGGGAACTGGAATGACAGGAGGATCAGCTGCAGCACCAATTTGGAAAAATTATATGCAGTCAGTTGTGGATTTGCCAAATTACAATGTTGGAGTGTTTGAGTTTATCGATGATTATATCAAGAGAAAAGATTTGACAACAAGAGAAATTGACTTGGAAAACGGATTACTCGATACGGACGGCGTAAATAAGAGAACTATGTTATTTAAAGCTGGAACAGAGCCGATAGAATATGACAACAAATTTAGAGGCGGAATAAGATTTTAA
- the rlmN gene encoding 23S rRNA (adenine(2503)-C(2))-methyltransferase RlmN, which yields MNEKTEKIDILELNLEKLQKKFILLGLKKFNATQVFDWLHNKLEFDFDNFSNISKKDREVLHKNFFVEKLKFKAHQVSLDKQTEKFLFELKDKKFIESVLITHKNRYTLCVSSQIGCLMNCDFCATALMGYERNLSVSEILLQYYYVQKHLLKRGKKLGNVVYMGMGEPFLNYEAVISSINMLNSPKGQNFSKRNFTISTSGVVPVIKKFTLDESQIHLAISLHSIRDEIRNQIMPINKTWNVSQLRQALLEYQKKTKNRITFEYILIDELNCEPKDARELAEFLSSFNCLVNLIPYNPVGGKVYKTPPKAKQREFYKILKDKNVNVTLRETKGQDIAAACGQLKAEKQLEKVK from the coding sequence ATGAATGAAAAAACAGAAAAAATTGATATTTTGGAGTTAAATTTGGAAAAATTGCAAAAAAAATTTATCTTGTTAGGACTTAAAAAATTTAACGCAACTCAAGTATTTGATTGGCTTCATAATAAACTTGAATTTGATTTTGACAATTTTTCAAATATTTCAAAAAAAGATAGGGAAGTTTTACATAAAAATTTTTTTGTGGAAAAACTGAAATTTAAAGCTCATCAAGTCTCATTGGATAAGCAAACTGAAAAATTTCTTTTTGAGCTAAAAGATAAAAAATTTATTGAAAGCGTATTAATAACCCATAAGAATAGGTACACGCTCTGTGTTTCATCACAAATTGGATGTCTTATGAACTGTGATTTTTGTGCGACAGCTCTGATGGGTTATGAGCGTAATTTGTCTGTTTCAGAGATTTTGCTTCAATATTACTACGTTCAGAAACATCTTTTAAAGCGTGGTAAAAAACTTGGAAATGTCGTTTATATGGGAATGGGAGAGCCTTTTTTAAACTATGAAGCCGTAATTTCATCAATAAATATGTTAAATTCCCCAAAAGGACAAAATTTTTCTAAAAGAAATTTTACGATTTCAACAAGCGGAGTCGTTCCGGTAATAAAAAAATTTACTTTAGATGAATCACAAATTCACTTGGCAATTTCTCTTCATTCAATAAGAGATGAAATTAGAAATCAAATTATGCCAATAAATAAAACCTGGAATGTGAGTCAATTAAGGCAGGCACTTTTGGAATACCAAAAAAAGACAAAAAATCGAATTACATTTGAATATATTTTAATTGATGAGTTAAATTGTGAGCCCAAAGATGCAAGAGAATTAGCGGAATTTTTAAGTTCGTTTAACTGCCTTGTAAATCTTATTCCATATAATCCAGTTGGAGGAAAAGTTTATAAGACGCCACCAAAAGCTAAACAAAGAGAGTTTTATAAAATATTAAAAGATAAAAATGTTAATGTGACACTTAGAGAAACAAAAGGTCAGGATATTGCAGCAGCTTGTGGACAATTAAAGGCTGAAAAACAGTTAGAAAAAGTAAAGTAA
- the fabV gene encoding enoyl-ACP reductase FabV, producing the protein MVIKPRLKGGLALTNHPIGAKEFVKRQIDYIKSQDKYKGPKKVLIIGSSSGYGLSTRISLAFGAGAETIGVAFEKGVEGKRVGSAGWWNTIAFTQAAKKDGIPAKNFIGDAFSNEMKAEVIKYIKEEFGGKIDLLIYSLASGVRTDPKDGKTYRSALKSTKEEITGPTINFEKETMEETTMGVATPDEIKSTVKVMGGEDWKLWIEALSDANVLADGFKTVAYSYLGPKVTYGIYKDGTIGAAKRDLEHTADILNDFLKEKVNGEAYVSLSKALMTKASAVIPIFPLYAALLYKVMKEKGIHEGTIQQKHRLLKDMVYGNNRVIDDERRLRPDNLEMREDVQAEVEALWDKVTPENFKEVSDYKGAREEFMQLNGFDFDNVDYDADIDIEELAKLRP; encoded by the coding sequence ATGGTAATAAAACCTAGATTAAAAGGTGGATTAGCTCTAACTAACCATCCCATAGGAGCAAAAGAATTTGTAAAAAGACAAATTGACTATATAAAATCACAAGATAAATATAAAGGACCAAAAAAAGTCTTAATAATAGGTTCATCATCGGGATACGGACTTTCAACAAGAATTTCATTAGCTTTCGGTGCGGGAGCTGAAACAATCGGAGTTGCATTTGAAAAAGGTGTGGAAGGAAAAAGAGTCGGTTCTGCTGGTTGGTGGAATACAATTGCTTTTACCCAAGCTGCAAAAAAAGATGGAATACCTGCAAAAAATTTCATTGGAGATGCTTTTTCCAATGAAATGAAAGCTGAAGTCATAAAATATATAAAAGAAGAATTCGGTGGAAAAATTGACTTGTTAATTTATAGTCTCGCAAGTGGAGTGAGAACTGATCCAAAAGATGGTAAAACCTACAGATCAGCGCTAAAGTCTACAAAAGAGGAAATCACAGGTCCTACAATAAATTTTGAAAAAGAAACAATGGAAGAAACTACAATGGGAGTTGCTACACCTGATGAAATCAAAAGTACAGTAAAAGTAATGGGTGGTGAAGACTGGAAATTATGGATCGAAGCTCTTTCTGATGCCAATGTTTTAGCTGACGGTTTTAAGACAGTAGCTTATTCATATTTAGGTCCAAAAGTAACTTACGGAATTTATAAAGATGGGACAATTGGAGCTGCAAAAAGAGATTTAGAACATACTGCCGATATTCTAAATGACTTTTTAAAAGAAAAAGTTAATGGGGAAGCTTATGTATCGTTAAGTAAAGCGTTAATGACAAAAGCTAGTGCAGTTATCCCTATATTCCCACTATATGCCGCTCTTCTTTACAAAGTTATGAAAGAAAAAGGTATCCATGAAGGAACAATTCAACAAAAACATAGATTATTAAAAGATATGGTTTATGGAAATAACCGTGTAATTGATGACGAAAGAAGATTAAGACCTGATAACTTGGAAATGAGAGAAGATGTCCAAGCTGAGGTAGAAGCTTTATGGGACAAAGTAACACCTGAAAATTTTAAGGAAGTTAGTGATTACAAAGGTGCAAGAGAAGAATTTATGCAATTAAATGGATTTGATTTTGACAATGTCGACTACGATGCTGACATTGACATTGAAGAATTAGCAAAACTTCGTCCATAA
- the pyrE gene encoding orotate phosphoribosyltransferase yields the protein MSKNLSLEERVAKALFDVKAVKINVNEPFTFASGIKSPIYCDNRFVLGFSHERDVIVDGFIQAIDSDVDVIVGVATAGIPWASFIADRMKKPLAYVRNKPKDHGAGKQIEGAEVKGKKVVVIEDLITTGKSSLIAVDVLQKEKVADMEVKSIFTYGFDAAKENYNKFNCKFSSLSNFNVLINLLKNTDYLTKEEAEIALEWSKSPNTWGVK from the coding sequence ATGAGTAAAAATTTAAGTTTGGAAGAGAGAGTAGCAAAGGCGTTATTTGATGTAAAAGCGGTAAAAATCAATGTTAATGAACCTTTTACATTTGCGTCTGGAATAAAAAGTCCAATTTATTGCGACAACAGATTTGTCTTGGGATTTTCTCACGAGAGAGATGTCATTGTGGATGGATTTATTCAAGCGATTGACAGTGACGTAGATGTCATTGTGGGAGTTGCAACGGCAGGAATTCCTTGGGCCTCATTTATTGCGGATAGAATGAAAAAACCTCTTGCATATGTCAGAAACAAACCAAAAGATCATGGAGCTGGAAAACAGATTGAAGGTGCCGAAGTTAAGGGGAAAAAAGTTGTTGTAATTGAAGATTTGATTACGACTGGGAAAAGCAGCTTAATTGCTGTTGATGTGCTTCAAAAAGAGAAAGTGGCTGATATGGAAGTAAAATCAATTTTTACTTACGGATTTGACGCTGCAAAAGAAAATTACAATAAATTTAACTGTAAATTTAGTTCTCTATCAAATTTTAATGTTTTGATAAATTTACTTAAAAATACAGATTATTTGACAAAAGAAGAAGCAGAAATTGCACTTGAATGGAGTAAAAGTCCAAATACTTGGGGAGTTAAATAA
- a CDS encoding dihydroorotase has protein sequence MLFLKNGVDVFGKKIELLILDDKIFKIGEKILENEIEEFEKENSDKNLKIIDLNGKLVMPGVIDIHTHMREPGFTYKEDFATGSRACAKAGITTFYDMPNTIPTTTTLKALEEKKKLAARKSIVNYGFHFGGSKNDNASEIKKVLESGKVNTVKIFMNVSTGEMLIEDDEILKKVFENSKLVLVHAENEMIDKALKLNKDYGNGLYVCHIPSKEELIKVLVAKKDKDFNNEKHPIYAEVTPHHLFLNEEIRESTKRNKMLLRMKPELRTKADNEFLWEALNNGEIDTIGTDHAPHLISEKLEKITFGMPGVETSLALMLNAYNEKRVKLETIQKLMCENPAEIMKIKKRGKLKEGYFADIIAVDLSKEWTVGIDDTIESKCGWTPYENWKLKGKNILTIVNGKIVFENGKFSDSLENGREVEFYE, from the coding sequence GTGTTATTTTTGAAAAATGGTGTTGATGTTTTTGGAAAAAAAATTGAGCTTTTAATTTTAGATGATAAAATTTTTAAAATTGGAGAAAAAATTTTGGAAAATGAAATTGAAGAATTTGAGAAAGAAAATAGCGACAAGAATTTAAAAATTATTGATTTGAACGGGAAATTAGTAATGCCAGGAGTTATTGATATTCATACGCATATGAGAGAGCCGGGATTTACTTATAAAGAAGATTTTGCAACAGGAAGCAGAGCGTGTGCCAAAGCAGGAATTACAACATTTTATGATATGCCAAATACAATTCCAACGACGACAACTTTAAAAGCGCTGGAAGAAAAAAAGAAATTGGCGGCTAGAAAATCTATTGTAAATTATGGATTTCATTTTGGTGGAAGTAAAAATGATAACGCCAGCGAAATAAAAAAAGTTCTTGAAAGCGGCAAAGTAAATACTGTAAAAATATTTATGAATGTTTCGACAGGAGAAATGCTTATCGAAGATGACGAAATTTTGAAAAAAGTGTTTGAAAATTCTAAATTGGTATTGGTCCACGCTGAAAATGAGATGATTGACAAAGCACTAAAACTTAATAAAGATTATGGAAATGGACTTTATGTTTGCCACATTCCGTCAAAAGAAGAATTGATTAAAGTGCTGGTCGCAAAAAAAGATAAGGATTTTAACAACGAAAAGCATCCCATTTATGCGGAAGTTACGCCACATCACTTGTTTTTGAATGAAGAAATTAGAGAAAGTACCAAGAGAAATAAAATGCTTTTGAGAATGAAACCAGAGCTTAGAACAAAAGCTGACAATGAATTTTTGTGGGAAGCGTTAAATAATGGTGAAATTGATACAATTGGAACGGATCACGCACCACACTTAATTTCAGAAAAATTAGAAAAAATAACTTTTGGAATGCCAGGAGTGGAAACTTCACTTGCTTTAATGCTAAATGCTTATAATGAAAAAAGAGTGAAATTGGAAACAATTCAAAAACTGATGTGTGAAAATCCTGCAGAAATAATGAAAATCAAAAAAAGAGGAAAACTAAAAGAAGGATATTTTGCAGATATTATAGCTGTTGATTTATCAAAAGAATGGACTGTTGGAATTGATGACACAATTGAGTCAAAATGTGGCTGGACACCTTATGAAAACTGGAAATTAAAAGGCAAAAATATTTTGACAATCGTTAATGGAAAAATTGTTTTTGAAAATGGAAAATTTAGTGATAGTTTAGAAAATGGAAGGGAAGTGGAATTTTATGAGTAA
- a CDS encoding ammonium transporter → MDTASVVFILFSSALVLFMTPGLAFFYGGLGRRKNVINTMMMVILPIAIAVVMWFLVGYSLAFSGNGKFIGNFGNILFSGVSETTSTKGYKIPDAVFALFQMMFSIITVSIATGAVTGRIKFAPFLVFAPIWLIFVYYPLAHMVWGGGLLAKMGALDFAGGDVVHISSGVSGLVLATIIGKRREFTRTEYRPHNVPFVLLGTGILAFGWLGFNAGSALEANSTAIHAFITTMLSLAAATCSWVIIEKLSNGTPTLVGTSTGLVAGLVAITPGAGYVSYGSAILMGLLVSPICYFAISSLKHKLQYDDALDAFGCHGVGGIFGGIATAIFTTPSLTPEKGNFGLLYGGTHLFGATIAAILITAIWAGTFTFVIIKVIGVFLPLRATDREEAVGMDDSEHKETAYPTFMGLDS, encoded by the coding sequence ATGGATACAGCAAGTGTAGTTTTTATTTTATTTTCATCAGCATTAGTGCTTTTTATGACGCCGGGACTAGCTTTTTTTTACGGAGGTCTGGGACGAAGAAAAAATGTCATTAATACGATGATGATGGTTATTCTTCCAATTGCTATTGCAGTTGTGATGTGGTTTTTAGTAGGTTATTCCCTAGCGTTTTCTGGAAACGGGAAATTTATAGGAAATTTTGGAAATATTTTATTTAGCGGAGTCAGTGAAACAACGAGTACAAAAGGCTATAAAATTCCAGATGCAGTTTTTGCATTATTTCAAATGATGTTTTCAATAATTACGGTAAGCATTGCAACAGGTGCCGTAACTGGGAGAATAAAGTTTGCACCATTTTTAGTTTTTGCTCCAATTTGGTTAATATTTGTTTATTATCCTTTAGCTCACATGGTCTGGGGCGGAGGACTTCTTGCAAAAATGGGAGCATTAGATTTTGCTGGTGGAGATGTCGTTCACATTTCATCAGGAGTGTCTGGACTTGTTTTAGCGACAATTATCGGAAAGAGAAGAGAATTTACAAGAACCGAGTATCGTCCGCATAATGTGCCTTTTGTACTGCTTGGAACAGGAATTTTGGCATTCGGCTGGCTAGGATTTAATGCAGGTTCAGCTCTTGAAGCAAATAGTACAGCGATTCACGCTTTTATTACGACAATGCTATCACTTGCTGCGGCAACATGCTCTTGGGTAATTATTGAAAAGTTAAGTAACGGAACTCCTACATTAGTTGGAACTTCAACTGGTCTAGTTGCAGGACTTGTGGCAATTACGCCAGGTGCAGGTTATGTTTCGTACGGCTCAGCAATTTTAATGGGATTGTTAGTCAGTCCAATTTGCTATTTTGCAATTTCAAGTTTAAAACATAAATTGCAATACGACGATGCATTAGATGCTTTCGGCTGTCATGGTGTTGGTGGAATTTTTGGAGGAATTGCAACAGCGATTTTTACAACGCCAAGTTTAACGCCAGAAAAGGGAAATTTTGGACTTTTATATGGCGGAACTCATTTATTTGGTGCGACAATTGCTGCCATACTGATAACGGCTATTTGGGCAGGAACTTTTACATTTGTGATAATAAAAGTTATCGGAGTATTTTTACCGCTTAGAGCTACAGATAGAGAAGAAGCTGTGGGAATGGATGACAGTGAACATAAGGAAACTGCTTACCCAACATTTATGGGATTAGATTCTTAA
- a CDS encoding P-II family nitrogen regulator yields the protein MKKIEVIIRSDKLEDLKDALTKAKVKGMTVSQVLGHGNQKGYTESFRGQKITPTLLAKLKIEIITQDDNVEKLVDIIIDAVYTGEVGDGKIFILPIDDVIRIRTKERGKDAL from the coding sequence ATGAAAAAAATAGAAGTTATAATTCGTTCTGATAAATTAGAAGATTTAAAAGACGCATTGACAAAAGCCAAAGTCAAAGGAATGACAGTAAGCCAAGTTTTGGGACACGGAAATCAAAAGGGCTACACGGAAAGTTTTCGTGGACAAAAAATTACGCCGACATTACTGGCTAAATTAAAAATTGAAATAATTACTCAGGATGACAATGTTGAAAAATTAGTTGACATTATAATAGATGCCGTTTACACTGGAGAAGTTGGAGATGGGAAAATATTTATTTTGCCAATAGACGATGTGATTAGAATTAGAACAAAAGAGAGAGGAAAAGACGCTTTATAG
- a CDS encoding AzlC family ABC transporter permease, which produces MINKKKYLKGLKAGIGMGIAYIPFGLTVGLIAKNNGMYTIVTAAMSFGIYAGGSEAMLLKMVYVQHSTAIEVIISVLMINLRYLLLNLLIFRQLKNRTKLFEKILVGVGLTDETITYAIIKEENSPWYIIGLNTVPYFCYAGSSVLGSLFGNMIPEVFRASLSFILYSIYFSLLVMSLQKLPKFFEVVIYVIAAKLAFMYLPILNKVSSGWAMILIMIGSSLIYAVRHRKDEVKENE; this is translated from the coding sequence ATGATTAACAAAAAAAAATATTTAAAAGGTCTAAAAGCTGGAATTGGAATGGGAATTGCATATATTCCATTTGGTCTGACAGTTGGGCTGATTGCTAAAAATAACGGAATGTATACGATTGTTACAGCAGCGATGTCATTTGGAATTTATGCCGGCGGCTCGGAAGCTATGCTTTTGAAAATGGTTTACGTGCAGCATTCTACAGCGATTGAAGTCATAATTTCAGTACTTATGATAAATTTGAGATATTTGCTTTTAAATTTACTAATTTTTAGGCAATTGAAAAATAGAACTAAACTGTTTGAAAAAATACTGGTTGGAGTTGGACTTACTGATGAAACGATAACTTATGCGATTATAAAGGAAGAAAATTCACCTTGGTATATCATTGGACTAAATACAGTTCCATATTTCTGCTATGCTGGAAGCTCTGTTCTAGGCTCACTTTTTGGAAATATGATACCTGAAGTTTTTCGTGCAAGTCTAAGTTTTATTTTATATTCAATATATTTTAGTTTGCTTGTGATGTCGCTGCAAAAATTGCCAAAATTTTTTGAAGTTGTAATTTATGTAATTGCCGCAAAACTGGCATTTATGTATTTGCCAATTTTAAATAAGGTAAGCAGTGGATGGGCAATGATTTTAATTATGATAGGTTCAAGTTTAATTTATGCGGTAAGACATAGAAAGGATGAGGTAAAAGAAAATGAATAA
- a CDS encoding AzlD domain-containing protein, with protein sequence MNNLAVFKVIVISALVTVSLRLLPLFVKIPKNPIMNKFFEALPYSVLALMVFPDIFTSGGTTPYDIVKILIGMGVVAFLSLKRFGLGIIVSVSLVMIFLFDLAKIYLLN encoded by the coding sequence ATGAATAATTTAGCAGTTTTTAAAGTAATCGTCATTTCAGCGTTGGTAACGGTGTCTTTAAGGCTTTTGCCGCTGTTTGTAAAGATTCCAAAAAATCCGATAATGAATAAATTTTTTGAGGCGTTGCCGTATTCAGTACTGGCGCTTATGGTTTTTCCAGACATTTTCACTTCAGGTGGTACAACTCCTTATGACATTGTAAAAATATTGATTGGAATGGGTGTCGTTGCTTTTTTATCACTAAAAAGATTTGGACTTGGAATTATTGTTTCGGTGTCGCTTGTTATGATATTTTTATTTGATTTGGCAAAAATTTATTTGTTAAACTAA